The following proteins are co-located in the Flectobacillus major DSM 103 genome:
- a CDS encoding gluconate 2-dehydrogenase subunit 3 family protein, giving the protein MNRRDALQRVAILMGGVISAPVMAGVMGEKINTGASVKVTVQQEAFLAEVADIIIPTTDTPGAKAAGVEKFVVRVMSDCYKKEDQDKFYAGLAKLDSDSNAKFGKSFVSLDTKQKNEMVKLATTENKEFFLRMKELTVTGYFTSEIGATKALAYLPVPGKFEGCVPLKPGQKAWAL; this is encoded by the coding sequence ATGAATCGTAGAGATGCACTCCAACGTGTTGCCATTTTGATGGGTGGAGTTATTTCCGCTCCAGTAATGGCCGGTGTAATGGGCGAAAAAATCAATACTGGTGCTAGTGTAAAAGTTACTGTACAACAAGAGGCATTCTTGGCAGAAGTAGCAGACATCATTATTCCGACTACTGATACCCCCGGAGCAAAGGCGGCTGGTGTCGAAAAATTTGTGGTGCGAGTAATGAGCGATTGTTATAAGAAAGAAGACCAAGATAAATTTTATGCAGGATTGGCCAAGCTCGACAGCGATAGCAATGCCAAATTTGGGAAAAGCTTTGTTAGCTTGGATACCAAACAAAAAAACGAAATGGTAAAGCTAGCTACTACCGAAAACAAAGAGTTTTTCTTGAGAATGAAAGAACTTACGGTAACTGGCTATTTTACTTCCGAAATAGGAGCAACCAAAGCCTTGGCTTATTTGCCTGTTCCTGGCAAATTTGAGGGTTGTGTGCCATTGAAGCCTGGACAAAAAGCTTGGGCCTTATAA
- the ilvB gene encoding biosynthetic-type acetolactate synthase large subunit codes for MAAQTQTMTAEPIAKETQQFLSGAQAIMQSLVEQGVDTIFGYPGGAIMPTYDALYDYQDSLKHILVRHEQGAGHAAQGYARMTNRAGVAMVTSGPGATNLMTPIADAMLDSTPMVCIVGQVKGNLLGTDAFQECDIIGMSMPVTKWNYQIVDANEIPEILAKAFYIAESGRPGPVLIEVTRTAQTDKMTKPFNYSKEIDIISYRPRVVPKQEHVEAAAKLINAAKKPYILAGHGVLLANAQDELNQFIEKTGIPVATTLLGMSAVDADHPLYVGWPGMHGNYGANVLTNECDVLIAIGMRFDDRITGDLTTYAKQAKVVHIEIDPAEINKNVIADAPVVGDAKEALKALLPLVKNNSHEEWRAEFAKYDAVEYEKITKKDIFHEGDQIKMGEAVVMLSNKTKGEAVTVTDVGQHQMIANRYYRFKKPFSSITSGGAGTMGFALPAAFGAKVGAPNREVIAIIGDGGFQMTLQELGTIAQSGLPVKIIILNNNFLGMVRQWQQLFFEKRYSFVELQNPDFITIAKGFGIAGHTVSDRSQLSESLDTLLNSDKPYLLEIICEKEENVFPMVPAGACVTNVILE; via the coding sequence ATGGCAGCACAGACACAAACCATGACCGCAGAGCCAATTGCCAAAGAAACACAACAGTTTCTTTCGGGTGCTCAGGCCATAATGCAATCTTTAGTCGAGCAAGGTGTTGATACAATCTTCGGCTATCCTGGCGGAGCCATCATGCCTACGTATGATGCTCTTTATGATTATCAAGACAGCCTCAAGCACATTCTGGTACGTCACGAACAAGGTGCTGGTCATGCTGCTCAGGGGTATGCTCGTATGACCAACCGTGCGGGCGTTGCTATGGTAACATCTGGCCCTGGAGCTACCAACCTAATGACTCCTATTGCCGATGCTATGTTGGATTCGACACCAATGGTTTGTATCGTTGGGCAAGTAAAAGGCAACTTATTAGGTACTGATGCTTTCCAGGAATGTGATATAATCGGTATGTCGATGCCTGTTACTAAATGGAATTACCAAATTGTAGATGCCAACGAAATTCCAGAAATTTTAGCAAAAGCATTTTATATTGCAGAGTCGGGTCGTCCTGGCCCTGTTTTGATTGAGGTTACCAGAACGGCTCAAACCGATAAAATGACTAAGCCGTTTAATTATAGCAAAGAAATTGATATTATTAGCTATCGCCCTCGTGTTGTTCCTAAACAAGAGCATGTAGAAGCGGCAGCCAAGCTAATCAATGCTGCCAAAAAACCTTATATCTTGGCTGGTCATGGTGTATTATTGGCCAACGCTCAGGATGAGTTAAATCAATTTATCGAAAAAACAGGTATTCCTGTAGCTACTACCCTTTTGGGTATGTCGGCTGTAGATGCCGACCACCCTTTGTATGTAGGCTGGCCGGGTATGCACGGCAACTACGGAGCTAACGTTTTGACCAACGAATGTGATGTGTTAATTGCCATTGGTATGCGTTTTGACGACCGTATTACGGGCGATTTAACAACCTATGCCAAACAAGCTAAGGTTGTTCATATTGAAATTGACCCTGCCGAAATCAATAAAAACGTGATTGCCGATGCCCCTGTTGTTGGCGATGCCAAAGAGGCACTCAAGGCTTTGTTGCCATTGGTAAAAAACAATTCACACGAAGAATGGCGTGCTGAATTTGCCAAATACGATGCTGTAGAATACGAAAAAATCACAAAAAAAGATATTTTCCACGAAGGCGACCAAATCAAAATGGGCGAAGCCGTGGTAATGCTTTCTAATAAAACAAAAGGCGAAGCTGTAACAGTTACCGATGTTGGACAACACCAAATGATAGCCAATCGTTATTATCGCTTCAAAAAACCCTTCTCTAGTATTACTTCGGGGGGTGCGGGTACAATGGGCTTTGCTCTTCCTGCTGCCTTTGGAGCCAAAGTGGGGGCACCTAATCGTGAAGTTATTGCTATTATTGGTGATGGTGGCTTCCAAATGACTTTGCAAGAGTTAGGGACAATTGCTCAGAGTGGCTTACCTGTTAAAATCATTATCTTGAATAATAATTTCTTGGGAATGGTACGCCAATGGCAACAATTGTTTTTTGAAAAACGCTATTCGTTTGTAGAATTACAAAACCCTGATTTTATTACAATTGCCAAAGGCTTTGGTATTGCTGGACATACTGTTTCTGACCGCTCTCAGCTTTCAGAATCACTTGATACGCTTCTTAATTCTGATAAGCCTTATTTATTGGAAATTATCTGCGAAAAAGAAGAAAATGTGTTTCCTATGGTACCTGCAGGTGCTTGTGTAACCAATGTGATTTTGGAGTAA
- a CDS encoding GMC oxidoreductase: MSYLNIDAIKGNTYDAIVVGSGITGGWAAKELTEKGLRVLMLEKGKNLEHVTGYENAMKDPWESKYNGRLTIEQKETHPKLARDYPYNEMTEKYWFNDSDSMYKEEKRFDWYRPNIVGGKSIMWGRQSYRWSDLDFEANLKDGHGSDWPIRYKDIAPWYSYVEKFVGISGEKLGLPQLPDSDFLPPMDMYCVEKEVRKRLEKNFPGRTMTIGRVANLSKAAQAQLGVGRTGCQYRNKCSLGCPYGAYFSTQSSTLPACMKTGRLTLRPDSIVSEVLYDENKKKATGVRVVDAVTMQTTEYYAKVVFLCASTIASTALLLNSTSNRFPNGFGNDSEQLGHNLMDHHFRIGASGVWEGDEDKYYFGRRANGIYIPRYRNFGNDKRDYLRGFGYQGGGGRGGWQRNVAELSFGEEFKEKATTPGPWTIGFSGFGETLPYYENRMFLDKTAKDKWGLPIVVFDAELKENEKKMRVDMMNDAKEMLEASGVKNVTTYDRGSYLGMAIHELGTARMGRDPKTSVLNAFNQVHACKNVFVTDGSCMASASCVNPSLTYMALTARAADHAVKELKKQSL; encoded by the coding sequence ATGTCATATCTTAATATAGATGCCATCAAAGGTAATACCTACGATGCAATCGTTGTTGGCTCCGGAATTACAGGAGGATGGGCTGCCAAAGAACTTACCGAGAAAGGTTTGAGGGTTTTGATGCTTGAAAAAGGCAAAAACCTTGAGCACGTTACAGGCTATGAAAATGCCATGAAAGACCCTTGGGAGTCTAAATACAATGGCCGCCTTACGATTGAACAAAAAGAAACTCACCCTAAATTAGCTCGTGATTATCCGTACAACGAAATGACCGAAAAATATTGGTTCAATGATTCAGATTCGATGTACAAAGAGGAAAAACGTTTTGACTGGTATCGACCTAATATCGTAGGAGGGAAGTCTATTATGTGGGGTCGTCAATCATATCGCTGGAGTGATTTGGATTTTGAGGCCAACCTCAAAGATGGTCATGGTTCAGATTGGCCGATTCGCTACAAAGATATTGCTCCTTGGTATTCGTATGTAGAAAAATTTGTAGGGATTTCGGGCGAAAAACTAGGTTTACCTCAGTTGCCCGATAGCGATTTTTTGCCTCCAATGGATATGTATTGTGTTGAAAAAGAGGTAAGAAAACGTTTGGAAAAAAACTTTCCGGGGCGTACAATGACCATTGGACGTGTTGCCAATTTATCAAAAGCAGCACAAGCACAGCTTGGCGTTGGGCGTACGGGCTGCCAATATCGCAACAAATGCTCGCTGGGCTGCCCTTACGGAGCTTATTTTAGTACACAGTCGTCTACATTACCTGCCTGTATGAAAACTGGTAGACTAACCCTTCGTCCAGACTCAATTGTAAGCGAGGTACTGTATGATGAAAATAAAAAGAAAGCAACAGGTGTAAGAGTTGTAGATGCCGTAACCATGCAAACTACCGAATATTATGCCAAGGTAGTATTTTTGTGTGCTTCAACAATTGCTTCAACGGCTTTATTGCTAAACTCAACCTCCAACCGTTTCCCGAATGGTTTTGGTAATGATTCAGAACAATTAGGCCATAATCTCATGGATCATCACTTCCGTATTGGTGCGTCGGGTGTATGGGAAGGCGACGAAGACAAATACTATTTTGGCCGTCGTGCCAATGGTATTTATATACCTCGTTACCGAAACTTTGGCAACGATAAACGTGATTATTTGCGTGGATTTGGCTACCAAGGTGGCGGAGGCCGAGGCGGATGGCAACGCAATGTAGCAGAGTTGAGTTTTGGCGAAGAGTTCAAAGAAAAAGCAACAACTCCAGGGCCTTGGACAATCGGTTTCAGTGGTTTTGGCGAAACACTCCCTTATTACGAAAACAGAATGTTTTTGGACAAAACAGCCAAAGATAAATGGGGGCTTCCTATCGTGGTATTTGATGCTGAACTCAAAGAAAATGAGAAGAAAATGAGGGTAGATATGATGAACGATGCCAAAGAAATGTTGGAAGCTTCGGGCGTGAAAAACGTAACAACTTATGACAGAGGCTCATACTTGGGTATGGCTATTCATGAGCTTGGTACTGCCCGTATGGGACGCGACCCTAAAACATCTGTATTGAATGCCTTCAATCAAGTACATGCTTGTAAAAACGTATTTGTAACAGATGGCTCATGTATGGCTTCGGCTTCGTGTGTAAATCCATCGTTGACTTACATGGCACTCACAGCTCGTGCTGCCGACCATGCCGTAAAAGAATTGAAGAAGCAAAGCCTGTAA
- a CDS encoding serine hydrolase encodes MKHFKPYIALLLLLSMPILAQKKGKQAEDPTANIQNFVYQMMTEWKVPGCAISIVKDGKSYFNGGFGLKNQQTKQAVTAQTLFPIASCSKSFTAAALAILVDEGKIEWNKPVKNYLPDFQLSNIEAEHLITVRDLLSHRTGLPRHDFVWLFSNLNRQAIYERLKYLQLSKQPYDQYQYNNLMYMVAGILVEKVAGKSWEAFVKERILTPLNMNSTVLTYPELFKSTDYALSYKEDKGNWVEVGFASNVDAIGPAGAIKSNTIDMTNWLLLQLQKGKFNDQPIISEKNLKENHTPIQVVWPAEAKYPELGFATYGMGWNLNVYRGAQRSQHNGSIEGYRSQMTVFPNNGLGIFITTNTSDADYFFVNTVTNYIADQLLELNSIDWNQRYKKDREDARFEEEKKTKAMAANRKIGAAMSHHIDFYTGIFEHPAYGILQIYKTDRGLRATYHNRSFELTHFHYDYFMGNELWENVPLEFESNLKGEIYQIKASIPNAGEIIFNKK; translated from the coding sequence ATGAAACATTTTAAACCTTATATCGCTCTATTATTATTACTGAGTATGCCTATTCTAGCCCAAAAAAAGGGCAAACAGGCCGAAGATCCCACAGCTAATATCCAGAATTTTGTGTATCAGATGATGACCGAATGGAAAGTACCTGGCTGTGCCATAAGTATTGTCAAAGATGGTAAAAGCTATTTTAATGGAGGTTTTGGCCTTAAAAACCAACAAACAAAACAGGCTGTTACCGCCCAAACACTATTTCCGATTGCTTCGTGTAGCAAGTCGTTTACAGCAGCAGCCCTAGCCATTTTGGTCGACGAAGGCAAAATAGAATGGAACAAACCCGTAAAAAACTATTTGCCCGACTTTCAGCTAAGTAATATCGAAGCCGAACATCTTATCACTGTTCGCGATTTACTGTCGCACCGTACAGGTTTGCCTCGCCACGATTTTGTTTGGCTTTTTAGTAATCTCAACCGTCAGGCAATTTATGAGCGACTGAAGTATTTACAGCTGTCCAAGCAGCCCTATGACCAATATCAGTACAATAATCTTATGTATATGGTAGCAGGTATTTTGGTAGAAAAGGTTGCTGGAAAAAGCTGGGAAGCCTTTGTAAAAGAGCGTATTTTAACTCCGCTCAATATGAACAGTACTGTTTTGACTTATCCCGAACTATTTAAAAGCACCGACTACGCTCTGTCTTACAAAGAAGATAAGGGCAATTGGGTAGAGGTAGGCTTTGCCAGTAATGTCGATGCCATTGGCCCAGCAGGAGCTATAAAATCCAATACAATTGATATGACTAATTGGCTGTTATTACAGTTACAAAAAGGTAAGTTTAATGACCAACCTATTATTTCGGAAAAGAACCTCAAAGAAAACCACACGCCTATTCAAGTAGTATGGCCTGCCGAAGCCAAATATCCCGAACTGGGTTTTGCTACTTATGGCATGGGCTGGAACCTCAATGTTTACCGTGGAGCTCAGCGTTCGCAGCACAATGGGTCGATTGAGGGCTACCGCTCGCAGATGACCGTATTTCCTAACAATGGGCTTGGGATTTTTATTACCACGAATACCAGCGATGCCGACTATTTCTTTGTGAATACGGTAACTAATTATATTGCAGACCAACTCCTTGAACTCAATAGCATAGATTGGAATCAGCGTTATAAGAAAGACCGAGAAGATGCCCGATTTGAAGAAGAAAAAAAGACCAAAGCTATGGCCGCCAATAGAAAAATAGGAGCAGCGATGTCGCATCATATCGATTTTTATACAGGTATTTTTGAACACCCCGCTTACGGAATATTACAAATTTATAAAACCGACCGAGGGCTTCGGGCTACCTATCATAATAGGTCGTTTGAGCTAACGCATTTTCATTACGATTACTTTATGGGCAATGAATTGTGGGAGAATGTACCACTCGAATTTGAGAGTAACCTCAAAGGTGAAATCTATCAGATAAAGGCATCCATTCCTAATGCAGGTGAGATTATTTTCAATAAAAAGTAA
- a CDS encoding gluconate 2-dehydrogenase subunit 3 family protein has product MNRRDALSKVALLIGGTLTAPTLLAMSRVGEAKNTSLAVESFSLNEAQRKIVAEVAEHIIPKTTTPGAKDAGVPAFIEMMLNDCYHQPEHNSFLVGVADLEKKNFLSQSKNEQVATLKQVEIDTKELMKSYNVKQVKVGDNVDKESMDAKQGVPFWRLMKELTLLGYYTSEEGIKASFIYEPIPGKFEPIKIKPGQKSYVH; this is encoded by the coding sequence ATGAACAGAAGAGACGCACTCTCAAAAGTTGCCTTATTGATAGGAGGGACGCTAACAGCACCGACCCTTTTGGCAATGAGCAGAGTAGGTGAAGCTAAAAACACTTCTCTAGCAGTTGAATCGTTTAGCCTAAACGAGGCTCAGCGTAAAATTGTAGCTGAAGTAGCGGAACATATTATCCCAAAAACTACGACCCCTGGTGCCAAAGATGCTGGTGTTCCTGCGTTTATTGAAATGATGTTGAATGATTGCTATCACCAACCTGAACACAATAGTTTTTTGGTAGGAGTTGCAGATTTGGAGAAAAAGAATTTCTTATCTCAAAGCAAAAACGAGCAAGTTGCTACGTTGAAGCAGGTAGAAATTGATACCAAAGAGTTAATGAAATCGTATAATGTGAAACAAGTAAAAGTTGGAGATAACGTTGATAAAGAAAGTATGGATGCCAAACAAGGCGTTCCTTTCTGGCGTTTAATGAAAGAGCTTACCTTGTTGGGGTACTATACTTCTGAAGAAGGAATAAAAGCTTCATTCATTTATGAACCAATTCCTGGCAAATTTGAGCCAATCAAAATTAAGCCAGGTCAAAAATCATACGTTCACTAA
- the ilvD gene encoding dihydroxy-acid dehydratase: MELNKFSKTLTQEITNPAAKAMLYGIGLTTEDMQKAQIGIASTGYEGNTCNMHLNGLSVHVKKGIQENGMVGLIFHTIGVSDGMTNGNNGMSYSLPSRDLIADSIENVVGAQWYDGVIAVVGCDKNMPGAMMAIARLNRPAMLVYGGTIRTGEYKGQKLDIVSAFEALGKKFAGNISDEDYEGVIKNAIPGAGACGGMYTANTMASSMEAMGLTLPNSASYPATHEGKKAECLAIGAAMKNLLEKNICPRDIMTRKAFENAMTIVMAMGGSTNAVLHYLAIARAAEVDFTLKDIQAISDRTPLIADLKPSGKYYMEDMLAIGGVPALMKYLLKEGYLHGDCLTITGKTVAENLADVPELDFDAQKIILPLSTPIKPTGHLQVLYGNLATGGAVAKITGKEGEKFEGIAKVCEREEEVIEYLQKGEIKEGHVIVIRNEGPKGGPGMPEMLKPTSAVMGAGLGNKVAMITDGRFSGGTHGFVVGHVTPEAQVGGNIGLVKDGDLITIDAVNNILHVHVSDEELAERRKEWKPIESPFKQGVLRKYVKNVSSASEGCVTDL, from the coding sequence ATGGAACTGAACAAATTCTCAAAAACCCTTACTCAAGAAATTACCAACCCTGCTGCAAAAGCCATGTTGTATGGTATTGGCCTTACAACTGAAGACATGCAAAAAGCCCAAATTGGTATTGCCAGCACAGGCTACGAAGGAAACACCTGTAATATGCACCTCAATGGTCTGTCGGTACACGTTAAAAAAGGGATTCAAGAGAACGGAATGGTTGGGTTGATTTTCCATACAATCGGTGTTTCGGACGGTATGACAAATGGCAACAACGGGATGTCTTATTCATTGCCGTCTCGTGATTTAATTGCCGACTCTATCGAAAACGTTGTTGGAGCACAATGGTACGATGGCGTTATTGCAGTAGTTGGTTGCGATAAAAATATGCCTGGAGCCATGATGGCGATTGCTCGTCTTAACCGACCTGCTATGTTGGTTTATGGTGGTACAATTCGTACAGGAGAATACAAAGGACAAAAGTTAGATATTGTTTCGGCTTTTGAAGCATTGGGTAAAAAATTCGCAGGAAATATATCTGACGAAGATTATGAAGGTGTTATCAAAAACGCTATCCCTGGTGCTGGTGCTTGCGGTGGTATGTACACTGCCAATACAATGGCTTCTTCGATGGAAGCTATGGGCCTTACCTTACCCAACTCGGCATCGTATCCAGCTACGCACGAAGGCAAAAAAGCTGAGTGTTTGGCCATTGGTGCTGCCATGAAAAACTTGTTAGAGAAAAATATCTGCCCTCGTGACATTATGACTCGCAAGGCTTTTGAAAACGCCATGACAATCGTAATGGCTATGGGTGGCTCTACCAACGCCGTATTGCACTATTTGGCGATTGCTCGTGCTGCTGAGGTAGATTTTACCTTAAAGGATATCCAAGCGATTTCAGACCGTACGCCTCTTATTGCCGACCTTAAGCCTTCTGGTAAATACTACATGGAAGATATGCTAGCCATTGGCGGTGTACCTGCTTTGATGAAATATTTGTTGAAGGAAGGTTACTTACATGGCGACTGTTTGACAATCACAGGAAAAACTGTAGCCGAAAACTTGGCCGATGTTCCTGAATTGGACTTTGATGCTCAAAAAATCATTTTACCTTTATCAACTCCTATCAAACCTACTGGACACTTGCAGGTATTATATGGCAACTTAGCAACAGGTGGGGCTGTAGCCAAAATTACAGGAAAAGAAGGAGAGAAATTTGAGGGTATTGCCAAGGTTTGTGAACGCGAAGAAGAAGTTATCGAATATTTACAAAAGGGCGAAATTAAAGAAGGTCATGTTATTGTGATTAGAAATGAAGGCCCTAAGGGCGGCCCTGGAATGCCCGAAATGCTAAAACCAACCTCGGCTGTAATGGGTGCTGGCTTGGGCAACAAAGTAGCCATGATTACCGATGGCCGCTTCTCGGGTGGTACTCACGGTTTTGTGGTAGGCCACGTAACCCCAGAAGCTCAGGTAGGTGGCAATATCGGTTTGGTAAAAGATGGCGACCTTATCACTATTGATGCCGTTAATAATATCCTTCATGTACACGTTTCTGACGAAGAGTTGGCCGAACGTCGTAAAGAATGGAAACCTATCGAGTCTCCATTTAAGCAAGGGGTGTTACGCAAATATGTCAAAAACGTATCGTCGGCAAGCGAAGGCTGTGTGACGGATTTATAA